The Vanessa atalanta chromosome 2, ilVanAtal1.2, whole genome shotgun sequence genome has a segment encoding these proteins:
- the LOC125071923 gene encoding pre-rRNA-processing protein TSR2 homolog, producing the protein MLYDDFKPIVDLVFNNWTALQLAVEHGMGAPGGEKTAQLMSVYVARYCVENVVDRDDLTELLEDLMDEEFETVCHDNSPKEVSSLLVFFLGLLKEGRHDELRSHIEAMPKCQKWLSEPIHESVPPQCHGNPDDDTTSSDDDDDNDDEEQQIQPNSEVATTSNQADGVEPMDEDDLEPGWTVVRTRRRK; encoded by the exons ATGTTATACGACGACTTTAAACCTATTGTAGACCTCGTGTTTAACAATTGGACGGCTTTACAGCTGGCTGTTGAACATGGGATGGGTGCTCCAGGCGGTGAAAAG ACGGCGCAATTAATGTCAGTGTACGTAGCGAGGTATTGTGTCGAAAATGTGGTAGATAGAGATGATTTAACAGAACTCTTAGAAGACTTGATGGACGAAGAGTTTGAAACCGTATGCCACGATAACTCGCCTAAAG aagTATCGTCGTTGCTCGTTTTCTTCCTTGGACTGTTGAAAGAAGGACGGCATGATGAACTGCGTAGTCACATAGAAGCTATGCCTAAATGTCAAAAATGGCTTAGTGAACCCATTCATGAGTCAGTCCCACCACAG TGCCATGGTAATCCTGACGATGACACAACAAgtagtgatgatgatgatgataatgatgatgaagaGCAACAAATCCAACCTAATTCAGAAGTAGCGACAACATCTAACCAAGCAGATGGAGTTGAACCCATGGACGAAGATGACTTAGAACCTGGCTGGACTGTTGTCCGAACACGCAGgcgaaaataa